A genomic region of Equus caballus isolate H_3958 breed thoroughbred chromosome 1, TB-T2T, whole genome shotgun sequence contains the following coding sequences:
- the MBL1 gene encoding mannose-binding protein A yields the protein MFPFSALPVLLLWVVTASGSGKTACEDAQKTCSVITCGIPVTNGTPGRDGRDGAKGEKGEPGQGPRGLQGPPGKLGPPGNTGVPGPPGAKGQKGDRGDSSVAESKLANLEQELRTLKSELDHIKKLQFFSLGKKSGTKLYVTNGEKMPFSKVKALCAELRAFVATPKNAEENKAIQNVANGVAFLGITDESTEGKFEYVTGGRLAYSNWKSNEPNNHSWGEDCVVLLQDGLWNDIACSSSFTAVCEFPA from the exons ATGTTCCCGTTTTCAGCACTTCCTGTCCTTCTTCTGTGGGTGGTGACAGCGTCCGGCTCAGGAAAAACAGCCTGTGAGGATGCCCAGAAGACCTGTTCCGTGATCACCTGTGGCATCCCGGTCACCAACGGCACCCCGGGCAGAGACGGGCGAGATGGAGccaagggagaaaagggagagcCAG GACAAGGGCCCAGAGGCCTGCAGGGCCCTCCAGGGAAGCTGGGACCTCCGGGAAATACAGGGGTTCCTGGGCCGCCAGGAGCAAAGGGCCAGAAAGGGGATCGTGGAGACAGTTCAG TTGCTGAGTCTAAGCTGGCGAACTTAGAGCAAGAACTAAGGACCCTGAAATCAGAACTGGACCACATCAAAAAGT TGCAATTCTTCTCCTTGGGCAAAAAGTCTGGGACGAAGCTCTATGTGACCAACGGTGAAAAGATGCCTTTTTCCAAAGTGAAGGCTCTGTGTGCCGAGCTCCGGGCCTTCGTGGCCACCCCTAAGAATGCCGAGGAGAACAAAGCCATCCAGAATGTGGCCAATGGCGTTGCCTTCCTGGGCATCACAGACGAGAGTACTGAAGGGAAGTTTGAGTATGTGACAGGAGGGAGGCTGGCCTACAGCAACTGGAAGAGCAACGAGCCCAACAACCACAGCTGGGGGGAGGACTGTGTGGTCCTCCTGCAGGATGGCTTGTGGAATGACATcgcctgctcttcctccttcacAGCGGTCTGTGAATTCCCAGCCTGA